A genomic stretch from Vibrio cortegadensis includes:
- a CDS encoding energy-coupling factor transporter transmembrane component T family protein produces the protein MKASKMKFGINYINTNSPLHALNGITKFILFLAWVTVVLTTFDLRMITGLLMVGLGLLKMTKVPVQVYKPLLIGTASVLLLNALFMYLLAPSQGTEFMGSETILLALPGGYSLTQETLFYLLTVTLKYFSMFPIALVFVFTTHPTEFAASLNRLGVPYKIAYAVSLTLRYLPEVKKDFVNIMHAQQARGVELSKKAPFFTRMKNVAKILGPLIFSSLDRADEISNAMTLRGFGRHKSRTWYSLKAMTKTDYILLAIIGITVMLAITKRVIEPTLFWYPF, from the coding sequence ATGAAAGCATCTAAAATGAAATTTGGTATTAACTACATTAATACCAACTCCCCTCTGCATGCTCTAAATGGCATCACTAAATTCATCCTATTTTTAGCATGGGTAACGGTAGTTCTCACTACATTTGACTTGCGTATGATCACAGGCTTGTTAATGGTTGGATTGGGGTTATTAAAAATGACCAAGGTCCCAGTACAAGTATACAAACCGCTTCTGATAGGCACGGCGAGTGTATTGCTACTCAACGCCCTATTTATGTATTTGCTCGCACCAAGTCAAGGGACTGAATTCATGGGCAGTGAAACCATACTGCTTGCTCTACCGGGCGGCTATTCGCTGACACAAGAGACACTGTTTTATTTGTTAACGGTGACTCTAAAATACTTCAGCATGTTCCCTATCGCTTTGGTGTTTGTGTTTACAACCCACCCAACAGAATTCGCGGCAAGCCTAAATCGCTTAGGTGTGCCATACAAGATTGCTTATGCCGTGAGTTTAACGCTGCGTTATTTGCCAGAAGTAAAGAAAGACTTTGTCAATATTATGCATGCTCAGCAAGCACGTGGAGTGGAGTTATCGAAAAAAGCCCCCTTTTTCACTCGAATGAAAAACGTGGCCAAAATTCTGGGTCCGCTGATTTTTTCTAGTTTAGACAGAGCAGATGAAATATCGAATGCGATGACACTACGTGGGTTTGGTCGTCACAAGTCACGGACATGGTATAGCCTGAAAGCCATGACTAAAACCGACTATATTCTATTGGCTATAATCGGCATTACCGTTATGTTAGCCATTACCAAACGAGTTATCGAGCCAACCCTATTTTGGTATCCCTTCTAA